The following nucleotide sequence is from Poecilia reticulata strain Guanapo unplaced genomic scaffold, Guppy_female_1.0+MT scaffold_190, whole genome shotgun sequence.
NNNNNNNNNNNNNNNNNNNNNNNNNNNNNNNNNNNNNNNNNNNNNNNNNNNNNNNNNNNNNNNNNNNNNNNNNNNNNNNNNNNNNNNNNNNNNNNNNNNNNNNNNNNNNNNNNNNNNNNNNNNNNNNNNNNNNNNNNNNNNNNNNNNNNNNNNNNNNNNNNNNNNNNNNNNNNNNNNNNNNNNNNNNNNNNNNNNNNNNNNNNNNNNNNNNNNNNNNNNNNNNNNNNNNNNNNNNNNNNNNNNNNNNNNNNNNNNNNNNNNNNNNNNNNNNNNNNNNNNNNNNNNNNNNNNNNNNNNNNNNNNNNNNNNNNNNNNNNNNNNNNNNNNNNNNNNNNNNNNNNNNNNNNNNNNNNNNNNNNNNNNNNNNNNNNNNNNNNNNNNNNNNNNNNNNNNNNNNNNNNNNNNNNNNNNNNNNNNNNNNNNNNNNNNNNNNNNNNNNNNNNNNNNNNNNNNNNNNNNNNNNNNNNNNNNNNNNNNNNNNNNNNNNNNNNNNNNNNNNNNNNNNNNNNNNNNNNNNNNNNNNNNNNNNNNNNNNNNNNNNNNNNNNNNNNNNNNNNNNNNNNNNNNNNNNNNNNNNNNNNNNNNNNNNNNNNNNNNNNNNNNNNNNNNNNNNNNNNNNNNNNNNNNNNNNNNNNNNNNNNNNNNNNNNNNNNNNNNNNNNNNNNNNNNNNNNNNNNNNNNNNNNNNNNNNNNNNNNNNNNNNNNNNNNNNNNNNNNNNNNNNNNNNNNNNNNNNNNNNNNNNNNNNNNNNNNNNNNNNNNNNNNNNNNNNNNNNNNNNNNNNNNNNNNNNNNNNNNNNNNNNNNNNNNNNNNNNNNNNNNNNNNNNNNNNNNNNNNNNNNNNNNNNNNNNNNNNNNNNNNNNNNNNNNNNNNNNNNNNNNNNNNNNNNNNNNNNNNNNNNNNNNNNNNNNNNNNNNNNNNNNNNNNNNNNNNNNNNNNNNNNNNNNNNNNNNNNNNNNNNNNNNNNNNNNNNNNNNNNNNNNNNNNNNNNNNNNNNNNNNNNNNNNNNNNNNNNNNNNNNNNNNNNNNNNNNNNNNNNNNNNNNNNNNNNNNNNNNNNNNNNNNNNNNNNNNNNNNNNNNNNNNNNNNNNNNNNNNNNNNNNNNNNNNNNNNNNNNNNNNNNNNNNNNNNNNNNNNNNNNNNNNNNNNNNNNNNNNNNNNNNNNNNNNNNNNNNNNNNNNNNNNNNNNNNNNNNNNNNNNNNNNNNNNNNNNNNNNNNNNNNNNNNNNNNNNNNNNNNNNNNNNNNNNNNNNNNNNNNNNNNNNNNNNNNNNNNNNNNNNNNNNNNNNNNNNNNNNNNNNNNNNNNNNNNNNNNNNNNNNNNNNNNNNNNNNNNNNNNNNNNNNNNNNNNNNNNNNNNNNNNNNNNNNNNNNNNNNNNNNNNNNNNNNNNNNNNNNNNNNNNNNNNNNNNNNNNNNNNNNNNNNNNNNNNNNNNNNNNNNNNNNNNNNNNNNNNNNNNNNNNNNNNNNNNNNNNNNNNNNNNNNNNNNNNNNNNNNNNNNNNNNNNNNNNNNNNNNNNNNNNNNNNNNNNNNNNNNNNNNNNNNNNNNNNNNNNNNNNNNNNNNNNNNNNNNNNNNNNNNNNNNNNNNNNNNNNNNNNNNNNNNNNNNNNNNNNNNNNNNNNNNNNNNNNNNNNNNNNNNNNNNNNNNNNNNNNNNNNNNNNNNNNNNNNNNNNNNNNNNNNNNNNNNNNNNNNNNNNNNNNNNNNNNNNNNNNNNNNNNNNNNNNNNNNNNNNNNNNNNNNNNNNNNNNNNNNNNNNNNNNNNNNNNNNNNNNNNNNNNNNNNNNNNNNNNNNNNNNNNNNNNNNNNNNNNNNNNNNNNNNNNNNNNNNNNNNNNNNNNNNNNNNNNNNNNNNNNNNNNNNNNNNNNNNNNNNNNNNNNNNNNNNNNNNNNNNNNNNNNNNNNNNNNNNNNNNNNNNNNNNNNNNNNNNNNNNNNNNNNNNNNNNNNNNNNNNNNNNNNNNNNNNNNNNNNNNNNNNNNNNNNNNNNNNNNNNNNNNNNNNNNNNNNNNNNNNNNNNNNNNNNNNNNNNNNNNNNNNNNNNNNNNNNNNNNNNNNNNNNNNNNNNNNNNNNNNNNNNNNNNNNNNNNNNNNNNNNNNNNNNNNNNNNNNNNNNNNNNNNNNNNNNNNNNNNNNNNNNNNNNNNNNNNNNNNNNNNNNNNNNNNNNNNNNNNNNNNNNNNNNNNNNNNNNNNNNNNNNNNNNNNNNNNNNNNNNNNNNNNNNNNNNNNNNNNNNNNNNNNNNNNNNNNNNNNNNNNNNNNNNNNNNNNNNNNNNNNNNNNNNNNNNNNNNNNNNNNNNNNNNNNNNNNNNNNNNNNNNNNNNNNNNNNNNNNNNNNNNNNNNNNNNNNNNNNNNNNNNNNNNNNNNNNNNNNNNNNNNNNNNNNNNNNNNNNNNNNNNNNNNNNNNNNNNNNNNNNNNNNNNNNNNNNNNNNNNNNNNNNNNNNNNNNNNNNNNNNNNNNNNNNNNNNNNNNNNNNNNNNNNNNNNNNNNNNNNNNNNNNNNNNNNNNNNNNNNNNNNNNNNNNNNNNNNNNNNNNNNNNNNNNNNNNNNNNNNNNNNNNNNNNNNNNNNNNNNNNNNNNNNNNNNNNNNNNNNNNNNNNNNNNNNNNNNNNNNNNNNNNNNNNNNNNNNNNNNNNNNNNNNNNNNNNNNNNNNNNNNNNNNNNNNNNNNNNNNNNNNNNNNNNNNNNNNNNNNNNNNNNNNNNNNNNNNNNNNNNNNNNNNNNNNNNNNNNNNNNNNNNNNNNNNNNNNNNNNNNNNNNNNNNNNNNNNNNNNNNNNNNNNNNNNNNNNNNNNNNNNNNNNNNNNNNNNNNNNNNNNNNNNNNNNNNNNNNNNNNNNNNNNNNNNNNNNNNNNNNNNNNNNNNNNNNNNNNNNNNNNNNNNNNNNNNNNNNNNNNNNNNNNNNNNNNNNNNNNNNNNNNNNNNNNNNNNNNNNNNNNNNNNNNNNNNNNNNNNNNNNNNNNNNNNNNNNNNNNNNNNNNNNNNNNNNNNNNNNNNNNNNNNNNNNNNNNNNNNNNNNNNNNNNNNNNNNNNNNNNNNNNNNNNNNNNNNNNNNNNNNNNNNNNNNNNNNNNNNNNNNNNNNNNNNNNNNNNNNNNNNNNNNNNNNNNNNNNNNNNNNNNNNNNNNNNNNNNNNNNNNNNNNNNNNNNNNNNNNNNNNNNNNNNNNNNNNNNNNNNNNNNNNNNNNNNNNNNNNNNNNNNNNNNNNNNNNNNNNNNNNNNNNNNNNNNNNNNNNNNNNNNNNNNNNNNNNNNNNNNNNNNNNNNNNNNNNNNNNNNNNNNNNNNNNNNNNNNNNNNNNNNNNNNNNNNNNNNNNNNNNNNNNNNNNNNNNNNNNNNNNNNNNNNNNNNNNNNNNNNNNNNNNNNNNNNNNNNNNNNNNNNNNNNNNNNNNNNNNNNNNNNNNNNNNNNNNNNNNNNNNNNNNNNNNNNNNNNNNNNNNNNNNNNNNNNNNNNNNNNNNNNNNNNNNNNNNNNNNNNNNNNNNNNNNNNNNNNNNNNNNNNNNNNNNNNNNNNNNNNNNNNNNNNNNNNNNNNNNNNNNNNNNNNNNNNNNNNNNNNNNNNNNNNNNNNNNNNNNNNNNNNNNNNNNNNNNNNNNNNNNNNNNNNNNNNNNNNNNNNNNNNNNNNNNNNNNNNNNNNNNNNNNNNNNNNNNNNNNNNNNNNNNNNNNNNNNNNNNNNNNNNNNNNNNNNNNNNNNNNNNNNNNNNNNNNNNNNNNNNNNNNNNNNNNNNNNNNNNNNNNNNNNNNNNNNNNNNNNNNNNNNNNNNNNNNNNNNNNNNNNNNNNNNNNNNNNNNNNNNNNNNNNNNNNNNNNNNNNNNNNNNNNNNNNNNNNNNNNNNNNNNNNNNNNNNNNNNNNNNNNNNNNNNNNNNNNNNNNNNNNNNNNNNNNNNNNNNNNNNNNNNNNNNNNNNNNNNNNNNNNNNNNNNNNNNNNNNNNNNNNNNNNNNNNNNNNNNNNNNNNNNNNNNNNNNNNNNNNNNNNNNNNNNNNNNNNNNNNNNNNNNNNNNNNNNNNNNNNNNNNNNNNNNNNNNNNNNNNNNNNNNNNNNNNNNNNNNNNNNNNNNNNNNNNNNNNNNNNNNNNNNNNNNNNNNNNNNNNNNNNNNNNNNNNNNNNNNNNNNNNNNNNNNNNNNNNNNNNNNNNNNNNNNNNNNNNNNNNNNNNNNNNNNNNNNNNNNNNNNNNNNNNNNNNNNNNNNNNNNNNNNNNNNNNNNNNNNNNNNNNNNNNNNNNNNNNNNNNNNNNNNNNNNNNNNNNNNNNNNNNNNNNNNNNNNNNNNNNNNNNNNNNNNNNNNNNNNNNNNNNNNNNNNNNNNNNNNNNNNNNNNNNNNNNNNNNNNNNNNNNNNNNNGCTAACATGGACCAGGCTAACATGGACCAAGCTAACCCGGACCAGGCTAACATGGACCAAGCTAACCCGGACCAGGCTAACCCGTTTGGCTCCCAGCATATTTCAGATTCTTTTACTGGTTTTACTCAGTGGTCTGGTACCATCTTATCTTGCGGAGCTGCTAATAGCTGACGATCCCCTGAGGATCACCGGATCGTTCCCAGAGACTGATTGATCAGATTGATCAGTGATTGGTTGGGTCTGAACTCCAGCTGTcctccaggtgtgttggaggaGGAATGCATCTAAAGGTGGCCCCTTTGGACTTGAGTGGTTCTGGAGGAATTCTGACAGCCAGAGGCATGCTGGGAGATGTAGTCCTACCTCCTGCTGAGTGCCTGGCAGCAGCAGGTCCCTGAAGCCACCagcatgagcagcagcagcgggaTGGTGGGGATCACCACATACAGCAGCAGCATTCCTGAAACACACCGTGATGTCACTGTGATGTCACTGTGACGTCACGGAAGGGCAGAGGCCACAAGTGATCGCACCTGAAGATCCTGCTGCAGCCACCTGAGGGGGGAAGCTGCCACCGCCGTCCGCCTGGGTCACCACGCCTCCACCTGCAGTCACAGCTGAGGGCAAAGAGACGCCCAGGTTAGACAGCTGAAggtagccccgccccctcaccTGGCCGGTCTCACCTGGCTGATACTTGCAGATGAAGTTGTGCTTCATGTTGCAGCGGTCGTCATTCCATTGGTGGAGATAAGCCCCGCCCAGTCCTGCGGGCGCGCTGGGCTGGTGGTACATGACAACGCAGGCCTCGCCGCCGCACGACGGTTCGTCCAGGTACCAGTTCCTGGAACGTGGTCACCATGGTTACCGGCTGACATGAAAACCACCAAAGTAGGAGTCAAAGGCCTCACCTGAAGGTGGCCACGCTGCCGTCGGTCCACTGGTACAGGTCAGGGCACGGGGTCAAGGTGTGGTTGGCTCCGCCCCCCCGAGTGAGGCCGATCCAGAAATCCCCATCAGAAATCCCACCTCCACCTTTGGCTCCGCCCACTGCTCCTGAACGCAGCGCCTGGAGGCGGGACGGATCAATCGATTTGATTTACAAAGCGCCTTCACATTGAGAGCGTCTCACCTGCAGCAGGTGCTCCACATcgctctgctctgattggctctccACGCTCAGCAGCGCCCCCCCGTCCATCAGGCAGGCCTGCTTCGCCTGGCTGAAGGCCACGCGGCTCGACACGTCGTGGAAATACGCCATCTTGTAGCAGGGACGCTCGGCCCCGCCCACACACACCGTCTGACCTGCAGACACAAGCCCCGCCCACAAAGCTGCCAGTCAGAGCCGCAGGTGTGTTTAGCTGGTCTTTCTGGCATATTTACTAACTGATGGGCCTTATGGGGCCCAAAGCTCGTCCTAATATGACGGACACCCGTGTTTAGGGTCAGGGGTCACTTTCTCAATCTGACCCCTGACCGTTCAGTGAACTCTGAGGACCAGAGCTGAGAAACACGGAGTCCTCATAACGGCAGAAAAACAGGCtgtgtgtgtatcagtgtgtgtgtgtgtatcagtgtgtgtatcagtgtgtgtatcagtgtgtgtgtgtgtatcagtgtgtgtgtgtgtgtgtgtatcagtgtgtgtaTNNNNNNNNNNNNNNNNNNNNNNNNNNNNNNNNNNNNNNNNNNNNNNNNNNNNNNNNNNNNNNNNNNNNNNNNNNNNNNNNNNNNNNNNNNNNNNNNNNNNNNNNNNNNNNNNNNNNNNNNNNNNNNNNNNNNNNNNNNNNNNNNNNNNNNNNNNNNNNNNNNNNNNNNNNNNNNNNNNNNNNNNNNNNNNNNNNNNNNNNNNNNNNNNNNNNNNNNNNNNNNNNNNNNNNtgtatcagtgtgtgtgtgtgtgtgtatcagtgtgtgtatcagtgtgtgtatcagtgtgtgtatcagtgtgtgtgtgtgtgtgtatcagtgtgtgtgtgtgtgtgtgtgtgtgtgtgtatcagtgtgtgtgtcagtgtgtgtgtgtgtgtgtgtgtgtgtgtgtatctgtgtgtgtgtgtgtgtgtgtgtgtgtgtgtatcagtgtgtgtgtgtgtgtgtctcctcttcctctctctctgatTACCTCCATCTGCCTCATCATCACTTTCTCTTCAGCAGCTCTGGGTTTCAGAACCGGTTCTCCCTCTGACGGAGCCGGAACCAGAACCGTGCTGAGACCTGCTGAGTCTGCGGATCGTCCTGCGGCTCTGATTCTCGTCCAGAACCGGTTCTGCTCTCGGATTGGACTGAACCAGCTGGCCGCTGAGGTTCTGTCAGAACCGGCAGAGCAGCtcggttctggaggttctggagcaGCTGGATGATGATGAAGCAGAACGTGGAGGGTTCGCCTCCACTCAGCGGTTCCGGCCCGGTTCAGCAGCGCTGCACCTGAGCAGCTGCCAGGTGTTTGATGAAGATGATGGAGGTGATGAAGGTCGGTAAGTAACTCACCGCTCACCACTCGCGCCGCGCTGACCCCTGACCCTGCCGTTGCCATGACGACGCCCAGAAGTAGCAGCAGCATGTTTTCCTCAGCTGCTCGGGGCGagtttttcagaataaaagcccgCGGCTCGGCGTCCTGCTCCGCGCGGCTCCTCTCCGCTCTGAGCcgagctgaggaagaggaggaggaggaagaggagctgaggCTCTGCGGTGTCTCCTCCTCCCGCATCGATCTGagcccccctcccctccccccgctgtttgctgattggctgcagcagctgatcgGCTCCTCTGATCTGCAGCATCACTTCCTGAGCAGCGATCGATCCGCCGCGCACGCGCACGTTTAAACTAATTAAGAGAAAcctgagaggaagaggaggaggatgaaggtcCAGGCCGCAGACCCTCCGGAACCATCAGGTCCAGTCGGGGTAACTGGATcttctctggttctgatggtccaGTCTGCTTCCAGACCggctctctgattggtccagGGCCGGATGAACACATGAAGCCTCATCAGCTGTTTGATTCTCTGGGttcattttataataaatgattaaaaactttaataatttgCCCAAAATtgaaaagagaaactgaaagtgaaaaacatttagaggCTCTGAGTGGAAATCTGGACGTTTGTCCTGCAGCCAGAGAGGCTTTCTGTCCATGAGGcagctggaccggtaccggtaccacAGCTGGAGCGGtacggtaccggtaccggtggGCTCTAAGTTCTGCTCAGAtccaggatgatcagtctggATGAATCTAAAGCTGATCAACCATCAGATCCATCTGATCAGTGATCAATCCTCCATCAGAGCTCCTCAGGTAGCGGCTcacctggaccagctgctgATGGACCTGATCAGAACCAAACCTGGTGGGTCCATCTGCTGACCagctgttttctctgcagtcagAATGAAATGAGTTTCATCTTCATggagtttattttctctgtttttcagcttattgaggataaatgtggttcagtttcatcgtttaaacactaaaatattaaattcatgAATCAGTTTTGGTCTAATAACTGAATGTTTATGAGTTTTGACCCTTTAGTTTGTCCACAGAAACAGTTTGTGTTagctacaaactaaatatttagtttgaaacaatgacatttataaattaatgtaTCACCTGGTAAAAATTTGTCCCCCCTTTGTTTTTACAGGCTAAAAACCCAAATCATaaaatggcagccagtgcagtgaGCCAGAGGTTgagcaatcccaggtgaggctcagcagctgctgcctcacctgctTCACTTCTGAGGATTTGAATGGGAAAAAACTagtgattttgaagaaaaaataatcagaattggttaagatAAGttaaaaataggtactttataccagtggtccccaacctttttattaccgcggaccggtcaagacttggaacaTTTTGCTGCGGCCCTGGGGAACGGTGGGGGGGGCGGGGTggtggtgttcccgctaaatcctgaatattcCCTATTTGGTTGTCTTTGCCCTTTAATCTCATCCTGtgggtttttcctgtctgggaacgagaacaACCAGCTGAATGTGacggcagccaatcagagcgcggtgacgtcagagcagaggggaatcccaaacagctgacatatcggagatgatatgtggaaatgtttattattaaatctaaaggtcattattatgtttattcagttaaaatgttaactatgaaaaaatattcacctccaaatcatagagcagcaaatagagcggctgctccgtcgtctttcatccacctccttttctttttgttacatcttttatctcttaaaatgactccacaaactatcactattgtttctacatcgtcatccgtgttggttattctaaattcccgccatgttgggagttttactggattatcctctggaatcgggatgttctgactggaatcggttcgtgttgctcctgccttggacacacgaaccgatcgaacctgttggactttatcagctctgtggtcacagaggtttggagaatcggccgacattctgAAATCTTTCYgtctaaaccagacttaagactcacaagctctactcatctcctctggaccaaacgctctgactctggtcgctatggtaacgtttacatatcccttcaaaataagatacagatgctccacaaaaacgaacattttactttggtgaaaattttaactcacgataatgactaacggagccctgagcttgtttctctgcaaccagacggtccaTCTGGGAgagatgagagacaataacacctgaagtgttgcttatatccacagcctgcttggtctctacatggtgaagcagcttgaagcttcattgcctcattagcagccggtcgcctcatgttacgcagagcggcttgtaatgtgggactcacc
It contains:
- the chodl gene encoding chondrolectin, yielding MREEETPQSLSSSSSSSSSSARLRAERSRAEQDAEPRAFILKNSPRAAEENMLLLLLGVVMATAGSGVSAARVVSGQTVCVGGAERPCYKMAYFHDVSSRVAFSQAKQACLMDGGALLSVESQSEQSDVEHLLQALRSGAVGGAKGGGGISDGDFWIGLTRGGGANHTLTPCPDLYQWTDGSVATFRNWYLDEPSCGGEACVVMYHQPSAPAGLGGAYLHQWNDDRCNMKHNFICKYQPAVTAGGGVVTQADGGGSFPPQVAAAGSSGMLLLYVVIPTIPLLLLMLVASGTCCCQALSRR